The Kineothrix sp. MB12-C1 genome includes a window with the following:
- a CDS encoding ABC transporter permease has translation MKNKFMSFGKEINKNKALYSMFLPAAIILILFNYLPMFGLVTAFKDFNFGDGIFGSPWIHPITKNFEYLFASGSAAKATFNTIFLNLLFILFGLVFELGCALMFQELHKKKFKSVVQFGIFLPYFISWIVVGLFSYNLFNYEHGSLNTLLKLFGATPVNWYENPTLWIIILVIFRLWKMTGYGMIMYIAALGGIDTSYYEAAKIDGASRWQQIRYISLPLVAPTAITLLLLNCGKIMNADFGMFYSMIGNNAQLYSTTDVLDTFIYRNLRLNGDVGMASAAGFYQSIISTAILLIMNKLARKYSPDGSLF, from the coding sequence ATGAAAAACAAATTCATGTCCTTCGGTAAAGAGATAAATAAAAATAAAGCTCTTTATTCCATGTTCCTACCTGCCGCCATAATACTTATCTTATTTAATTATCTTCCTATGTTCGGTCTGGTAACTGCATTTAAGGATTTTAATTTTGGAGACGGCATTTTCGGAAGTCCCTGGATTCATCCTATCACTAAGAATTTCGAATATTTATTCGCTTCCGGCTCTGCTGCGAAAGCAACCTTTAATACCATATTTTTAAACCTTTTATTCATCCTGTTCGGCTTGGTTTTTGAATTAGGCTGTGCGCTGATGTTTCAGGAATTACATAAGAAAAAGTTCAAGTCCGTTGTTCAATTTGGCATTTTCCTTCCATATTTTATTTCCTGGATTGTTGTCGGATTATTTTCATACAACCTGTTTAACTACGAACACGGCAGTTTAAATACATTGTTAAAACTTTTTGGTGCTACGCCTGTCAATTGGTATGAGAATCCCACGCTGTGGATTATTATCCTGGTAATTTTCAGATTATGGAAAATGACCGGCTACGGGATGATTATGTATATAGCCGCTCTGGGCGGAATCGATACTTCCTATTATGAAGCCGCTAAAATTGACGGCGCAAGCAGATGGCAACAAATTCGTTATATCAGTCTTCCTCTGGTAGCACCGACCGCAATTACATTACTTCTTCTGAACTGTGGAAAAATCATGAACGCCGACTTCGGTATGTTCTATTCCATGATAGGAAATAATGCGCAGCTTTATAGTACTACCGATGTATTAGATACATTTATTTACCGAAACCTGCGTCTTAACGGTGATGTAGGTATGGCATCAGCAGCCGGATTTTATCAATCAATTATTTCTACCGCTATTTTACTTATTATGAATAAGCTGGCTCGTAAATACAGTCCTGACGGCTCATTATTCTAA
- a CDS encoding alpha/beta hydrolase family protein, giving the protein MEINYSYKEFFQHLYNSERPFFELNAETEETYREWKKEFREVLRDKLGLNLLADIVRRQNGGRKEIGLIEGEVTKEKGYIRKKYMMETLPSVWMPFYMLVPDGIDKEHPGKAMIAIPAHGANKNTIAGVGETKEEKEKIQKFPKEAYGLSFVKKGYVVFCPDPPGYGERVEPMPSEDKTFLPEKERTSLDCSCKDLAQTAEAFGLSLTALEIWDLIKLLDFMCRAEEVDKEHIGCGGFSGGGQYTMWLAALDNRIRLAVVSGYVHGYYDSILECHLCPCNYAPGLWKLGDISDICALIAPRPLFIENGISDVENGPIGIEGPKRQVEKIRKAYRLFHAEKQLEHVTPQGPHQWYGECYEFVSKYL; this is encoded by the coding sequence ATGGAGATTAATTATTCATATAAAGAATTTTTTCAACATTTATATAACAGTGAAAGACCATTTTTTGAGTTGAACGCGGAAACCGAGGAAACATATAGAGAGTGGAAAAAAGAATTTAGAGAAGTATTGCGGGATAAACTGGGGCTTAATCTGTTAGCGGATATTGTGAGGCGTCAGAATGGAGGCAGGAAGGAAATAGGACTGATTGAGGGAGAAGTAACAAAGGAAAAGGGATATATAAGAAAAAAATATATGATGGAAACATTGCCTTCTGTTTGGATGCCCTTTTATATGCTTGTGCCGGATGGAATTGACAAGGAGCATCCCGGAAAAGCGATGATTGCCATACCCGCTCATGGAGCAAATAAAAATACCATTGCGGGAGTAGGTGAAACAAAAGAAGAAAAAGAAAAAATACAAAAGTTTCCTAAAGAAGCATATGGACTTTCTTTTGTAAAGAAAGGATATGTAGTGTTTTGCCCTGATCCTCCGGGATATGGAGAACGGGTAGAGCCAATGCCCAGTGAGGATAAAACATTTTTACCAGAAAAAGAAAGAACATCATTGGATTGCTCCTGTAAGGATCTTGCACAAACGGCGGAAGCCTTTGGACTGAGTCTGACGGCATTGGAAATTTGGGATTTGATAAAATTACTGGATTTTATGTGCCGGGCGGAAGAAGTAGATAAGGAACATATCGGTTGCGGCGGTTTTTCTGGAGGAGGTCAATATACTATGTGGCTGGCTGCGTTAGATAACAGAATCAGGCTTGCAGTAGTTAGCGGATATGTTCATGGTTACTATGACAGCATATTGGAATGTCATTTATGTCCTTGTAATTATGCCCCCGGATTATGGAAGCTTGGAGATATAAGTGATATATGTGCTTTAATTGCTCCCAGACCTCTTTTTATAGAAAATGGGATATCGGATGTGGAAAATGGACCCATTGGTATTGAAGGACCGAAAAGGCAAGTAGAGAAAATACGAAAAGCATATCGGTTATTTCATGCGGAAAAGCAGCTAGAGCACGTAACGCCTCAAGGTCCGCATCAATGGTATGGGGAGTGCTATGAATTTGTGAGTAAATATTTATAA
- a CDS encoding glycoside hydrolase family 28 protein yields MIIKVKEYGAAGNGKSDDTLSIQKAIDDCETAGGGRVVLSDGNFISGTIILKSHVYLEITEGAVLTASKDIEDYKENTHYNRYRNEPELDRCFIYAQDACDIGICGNGMIYGSAESFPNKNSIYRPMMIRFLRCSDIHISDIKLYHAAAWTTAFLDCSLIWVRCVDIFNDKRYNGDGLDFDGCSHVYVSDCRIQGTDDNLCLQSSSKEYPVSDVHVTNCTFTSLCAGIRIGLKSIGKISDVVISNCTMYNVWREGIKIECSEGGYIGNISINNIQMRNVTRPIFILLNNRFEPEDLGSSIELTEMPEIGTLENISISNVSVVDEEEMKNIHYRFQNDIMGRPQFAGIRMDANEKHPINNVRMTHLFYRFIGGVKKHEIPNCYPEVVDKLEDKDKKGSENYYPDWSRAAFMDIRNVKNLVLDNIYLEKSEQDERPDVLLDGCLIIKKDIVISCEK; encoded by the coding sequence ATGATTATAAAGGTTAAAGAATATGGTGCGGCAGGCAACGGAAAAAGTGATGACACTTTATCGATTCAAAAAGCTATAGACGACTGTGAAACTGCAGGCGGAGGAAGAGTCGTTTTGTCAGACGGCAATTTTATCAGTGGAACAATTATTCTGAAAAGTCATGTATATCTGGAAATTACAGAGGGAGCAGTACTTACTGCCAGTAAAGATATTGAAGACTATAAGGAGAACACTCATTACAACAGGTATCGTAACGAACCTGAATTGGACAGATGTTTTATTTATGCACAGGATGCTTGTGATATTGGAATATGCGGCAATGGTATGATTTACGGCAGTGCAGAGTCCTTTCCGAATAAAAATAGCATATATCGCCCTATGATGATACGGTTTTTACGATGCAGTGATATACATATCAGTGATATAAAACTATATCATGCAGCGGCATGGACTACTGCATTCTTGGACTGTTCCTTGATATGGGTTCGGTGCGTTGATATTTTCAATGATAAAAGATATAACGGAGACGGTCTTGATTTTGACGGATGCAGCCATGTTTATGTTTCGGATTGCCGTATACAGGGAACTGATGATAATCTGTGTCTGCAATCCAGTTCTAAGGAGTATCCTGTTTCCGATGTGCATGTAACAAATTGTACGTTTACTTCACTTTGTGCGGGAATACGAATTGGTTTAAAATCCATAGGAAAGATAAGTGATGTGGTAATTTCAAATTGTACTATGTACAATGTATGGCGGGAAGGCATTAAAATAGAATGCAGCGAAGGCGGCTATATCGGAAATATCAGTATTAATAATATCCAGATGCGCAATGTAACAAGACCCATATTTATTCTTTTAAATAATCGTTTTGAGCCGGAGGATTTAGGGTCATCCATAGAACTTACAGAAATGCCGGAAATCGGTACACTTGAAAATATCAGTATTTCCAATGTAAGCGTGGTAGATGAAGAGGAAATGAAAAATATCCATTATCGTTTTCAGAATGATATTATGGGACGGCCGCAATTTGCAGGAATCCGTATGGATGCTAATGAAAAACATCCTATTAACAACGTTCGTATGACGCATTTGTTCTATCGCTTTATAGGCGGCGTAAAAAAACATGAAATACCGAATTGCTATCCGGAAGTTGTTGACAAGCTGGAAGATAAGGATAAAAAAGGATCGGAAAATTACTACCCAGATTGGAGCAGAGCAGCATTTATGGATATCAGAAATGTGAAAAACCTTGTTTTAGATAATATTTATCTTGAAAAAAGTGAACAGGATGAGAGGCCCGATGTATTGTTAGACGGCTGTTTGATAATAAAAAAGGATATTGTAATAAGCTGTGAAAAGTAA
- a CDS encoding helix-turn-helix domain-containing protein yields the protein MEGYKKGMVIIMGEKKGGRYFYKVTLLLFATVFIIAAVLTSFSYKQFSDALKGKTYADYQAGLRKNAQSWEDLVSQIGQLNSAITIDSQTAAYYSLKEFDPEQHYYTYLKVKKIFNIHPYLISIGIYNSKISEPLYCGTDEIDMDTFWVEMQQKNGKFIIDSKTTGASEADLLVFGYPIYTDSFDEPQSAVFICLDARKVKNHVLGEADYGQILINENRQCLTAFARNETDDEIVEWVKGKKAVEINEIVRLQGGKYLCSAYSEDDNCFISYVNYNEVMGQLNRQKNIFLFVCLIVMAVSMGMEFLVARKIYQPIKSMKQEFEKSKFADGQTLGEFELIKYVYESALTEIAELEEQNALYLPRIKADILRDLLFGTIRPEAAIEKLKEYQWEIPFRGMFLVDVKIDKKLENELLMSVVQAKIQQLFVDVLGNDFFIESISVDNDEVIVMLNTLAGKPVTFEELVKELEGIRDSIIKEYRVLLTIGLDGMIDEIQDCHAVYEKVKGLQKNRFALGENQVIYQARIMELLPEALNYPDKLINEILVHLGNNERAKFEEKIEDFLQTICQYVYPSASILFARLYLEMAARIQKYGVPEKSRIAAVDMKMNPGTLEEARGLLLKAYDACESRMDEAEHAKENKHYKKIVASQEFIMETFSDCNLSADSIAERLGYSTNYFARIFKTITGFYINDYIRQIRIMKAQEFLQNTNMTVNEIAKETGFTTPNYFYAIFKKETGMTPAAYREAVEE from the coding sequence ATGGAAGGCTATAAGAAAGGTATGGTTATTATTATGGGAGAAAAGAAAGGCGGTAGATATTTTTATAAAGTGACACTTTTGTTGTTTGCAACGGTGTTTATCATAGCTGCTGTGTTGACTTCTTTTTCATATAAACAGTTTTCCGATGCGCTAAAGGGAAAAACTTATGCGGATTATCAGGCCGGCTTACGGAAGAATGCCCAATCATGGGAAGACTTGGTAAGTCAGATCGGGCAGTTGAACTCAGCAATAACAATTGATTCCCAGACGGCAGCTTATTATAGCCTGAAAGAGTTCGATCCGGAACAGCATTATTACACCTATTTAAAAGTAAAAAAGATATTTAACATTCATCCCTATCTTATTTCTATAGGTATTTATAATAGTAAAATCAGTGAACCGTTGTATTGCGGAACAGATGAGATAGATATGGATACTTTTTGGGTAGAAATGCAGCAAAAAAACGGAAAGTTTATTATTGATTCGAAAACAACAGGAGCAAGTGAGGCTGACTTGCTGGTATTTGGTTATCCCATTTATACCGATTCTTTCGATGAACCTCAAAGTGCAGTTTTTATCTGTCTTGATGCGCGAAAAGTAAAGAATCATGTATTGGGAGAAGCGGATTATGGGCAGATATTGATTAATGAAAACAGACAATGTCTGACAGCCTTCGCAAGGAATGAAACAGACGATGAAATTGTTGAGTGGGTCAAGGGAAAAAAAGCAGTAGAAATAAACGAAATAGTAAGGTTGCAGGGGGGAAAATATCTTTGCTCTGCTTATAGTGAAGACGATAATTGCTTTATTAGTTATGTAAACTACAATGAGGTGATGGGGCAGTTGAACAGGCAGAAAAATATTTTCTTATTTGTCTGTCTTATAGTAATGGCAGTGAGTATGGGAATGGAATTTCTCGTTGCAAGAAAAATATATCAGCCTATTAAAAGCATGAAACAGGAATTTGAAAAATCTAAATTTGCAGACGGACAGACATTGGGAGAGTTTGAATTAATCAAATATGTGTACGAAAGTGCTTTGACAGAGATTGCGGAATTAGAAGAGCAGAATGCATTATACCTGCCTAGAATCAAAGCAGATATTCTGCGAGATTTATTGTTCGGAACAATCAGGCCGGAGGCGGCGATCGAAAAGTTAAAAGAGTATCAATGGGAAATACCCTTTCGAGGAATGTTTTTGGTCGATGTTAAAATAGATAAAAAATTAGAAAATGAACTTTTAATGAGTGTAGTGCAGGCAAAAATACAGCAGCTCTTTGTGGATGTTTTGGGGAATGACTTTTTTATAGAGAGTATATCGGTAGATAACGATGAAGTGATCGTTATGCTGAATACTCTTGCGGGGAAACCTGTCACTTTTGAAGAATTGGTAAAGGAACTGGAAGGGATAAGAGATTCCATTATAAAGGAATATCGAGTACTGCTAACGATCGGACTGGATGGGATGATCGACGAAATACAGGATTGTCATGCGGTTTATGAAAAGGTTAAGGGACTTCAGAAAAATCGGTTTGCATTAGGCGAAAATCAGGTAATATATCAGGCGAGAATTATGGAACTGTTGCCGGAAGCGTTGAATTATCCCGATAAATTGATCAATGAAATATTAGTTCATTTGGGGAATAATGAGAGAGCCAAATTCGAAGAAAAGATAGAGGACTTTTTACAAACAATCTGTCAATATGTATATCCTTCTGCTTCTATTCTTTTTGCCAGATTGTATTTGGAAATGGCAGCGAGAATTCAAAAATACGGAGTACCTGAAAAGAGTAGAATCGCAGCGGTGGATATGAAAATGAATCCGGGCACCCTAGAGGAAGCGAGAGGCTTGCTGTTAAAAGCATATGATGCTTGTGAAAGCAGAATGGATGAGGCAGAGCATGCAAAAGAAAACAAACATTATAAAAAGATTGTTGCCAGCCAGGAATTTATTATGGAAACATTTTCTGATTGTAATTTAAGTGCGGATTCTATTGCGGAAAGATTAGGATATTCAACGAATTATTTTGCCAGAATATTTAAGACCATTACTGGTTTTTATATTAATGATTATATCAGGCAGATTAGGATAATGAAGGCACAGGAATTTTTGCAGAATACAAATATGACAGTAAATGAAATAGCAAAAGAAACAGGATTTACTACTCCGAATTATTTCTATGCCATTTTTAAAAAGGAAACAGGAATGACGCCTGCAGCCTATAGGGAGGCTGTGGAGGAATAA
- a CDS encoding glycoside hydrolase family 36 protein, translating into MKELIGKYILGDTTIFYVLELGTQTAGIIMLPNVLTDKFTLTGMWQVDSLVQIKAIGDNNPIGFSHGHSMRNSGTTQALKYQQQKVEKEEERTKIITVLASDKLEAVHTLEYKRGTEYFKILTEIRNISKKELTIEMLSSYSVCGFSPIEEAERMEDFNLYRLQSKWSAEGRLQKQNFTELQLEPSWQKYGVQSVRFGQVGSMPVRRYFPWIGIEDKKYGYFLGAQLYYAGSWQMELYTKDDRAAMSGGLADREFGHWMKILKPGEELKAPKAVLASCTGNVDDLAYRLTRAQQEGLDDLPESEKDLPVLFNEFCTTWGNPTKDNLLKIVEAVKGKGFRYCVIDAGWYSIGADDWNGDMGDWKINQDRFPGGFTETVEAIKRAGMIPGLWFEMECVGCNTQGFHKEEWQLKRDGFIIQTGMRRFWDMRNPQVIEFLAEKVIGILKQYHFGYLKVDYNDNIGIGCDGAESMGEGLRQYVEGSQIFFQKIREELPDIVIENCSSGGHRLEPSMMALSQMASFSDAHECISIPIIAANVQRAILPRQSQIWAVLRATDSDKRLFYSMISTLLGRMCLSGDIYDLNKEQWKIVEDGIDIYEKSKDIIREGISYRFGDDVGNYNRPKGWQAVMRHKIASQDDEKEGRILVIIHNFMGEKKQSEPCKVDFENRLSEAARKITMKIPKGSWKVENCYARKTIDISIEGERLILEGFEDFEAAAVLLTME; encoded by the coding sequence ATGAAGGAATTAATCGGTAAATACATATTAGGGGATACGACAATCTTTTATGTGTTGGAGTTGGGCACGCAGACAGCAGGAATTATAATGCTGCCGAATGTATTAACGGATAAATTTACATTGACAGGAATGTGGCAGGTTGACAGCCTGGTACAGATCAAAGCAATAGGGGACAATAATCCTATCGGATTTTCTCACGGGCATTCCATGCGAAACAGCGGAACGACACAGGCATTGAAATATCAACAGCAAAAGGTGGAAAAAGAAGAGGAAAGAACAAAAATTATTACGGTACTGGCAAGCGATAAATTAGAAGCAGTACATACGTTAGAATATAAAAGAGGAACAGAGTATTTTAAAATATTAACCGAAATTAGAAATATATCGAAAAAGGAGCTTACAATTGAAATGCTTTCGTCCTATTCCGTATGTGGATTTTCACCGATAGAGGAAGCGGAACGGATGGAGGATTTTAACCTTTACCGTTTACAAAGTAAATGGAGTGCAGAGGGCAGACTGCAGAAGCAGAACTTTACAGAGCTACAATTAGAACCGAGTTGGCAAAAATACGGAGTACAGTCCGTTCGTTTCGGACAGGTAGGAAGTATGCCGGTACGCAGGTATTTTCCATGGATTGGAATCGAAGATAAAAAATACGGATACTTCTTAGGGGCACAGCTATATTATGCCGGTTCCTGGCAAATGGAATTGTATACAAAAGATGACAGGGCGGCTATGTCCGGTGGACTGGCTGACAGAGAGTTCGGACATTGGATGAAAATACTGAAACCGGGAGAGGAATTAAAGGCACCTAAGGCAGTGCTGGCGTCATGTACGGGAAATGTAGATGATTTAGCCTATAGGCTTACCCGGGCACAACAGGAGGGCTTAGATGATTTGCCGGAAAGCGAGAAGGATTTACCTGTATTGTTCAATGAATTCTGTACTACGTGGGGGAATCCGACCAAGGACAATCTGTTGAAAATTGTAGAGGCAGTCAAAGGGAAAGGTTTCCGTTACTGTGTCATCGATGCAGGATGGTATTCCATTGGGGCCGATGATTGGAACGGAGATATGGGGGACTGGAAGATCAATCAGGACAGATTTCCGGGAGGCTTTACCGAAACAGTGGAAGCGATTAAGAGAGCGGGTATGATTCCGGGACTTTGGTTTGAAATGGAATGTGTAGGCTGTAATACACAGGGATTTCATAAGGAGGAATGGCAGCTGAAAAGAGACGGCTTTATCATTCAAACGGGAATGAGACGTTTTTGGGATATGAGAAATCCACAGGTAATAGAATTCCTTGCAGAAAAGGTTATTGGCATTTTGAAGCAATATCACTTCGGTTATCTGAAGGTAGATTACAATGATAATATAGGAATTGGCTGTGACGGAGCCGAGTCTATGGGAGAAGGTTTAAGGCAATATGTGGAGGGCAGTCAGATTTTCTTCCAAAAAATCAGAGAAGAATTACCTGATATTGTAATAGAAAATTGTTCTTCAGGAGGGCATAGATTAGAGCCCTCTATGATGGCACTGTCTCAAATGGCTTCTTTTTCGGATGCTCATGAATGTATCAGTATCCCTATCATCGCGGCTAACGTGCAGCGCGCCATTTTGCCGCGGCAAAGCCAGATATGGGCAGTGCTACGTGCAACTGACTCGGATAAAAGGCTGTTTTATTCCATGATAAGCACACTGCTTGGCAGAATGTGCCTGTCGGGAGATATTTATGATTTAAATAAGGAACAATGGAAAATTGTAGAGGATGGAATTGATATTTATGAGAAGAGTAAGGATATTATCAGGGAAGGAATTTCTTACCGCTTCGGAGACGATGTAGGAAACTATAATCGTCCGAAGGGATGGCAGGCGGTAATGCGACACAAGATTGCTTCACAAGACGATGAAAAAGAAGGCAGGATTTTGGTAATAATTCATAACTTTATGGGGGAAAAGAAACAGAGTGAACCATGTAAAGTAGATTTTGAAAACAGATTATCTGAAGCTGCCAGAAAGATCACAATGAAAATACCGAAAGGAAGCTGGAAGGTAGAAAACTGTTATGCAAGAAAAACTATAGATATTTCCATAGAAGGAGAGCGTTTAATTTTGGAAGGATTCGAAGATTTCGAGGCAGCAGCGGTTCTATTGACAATGGAATAA
- a CDS encoding D-lyxose/D-mannose family sugar isomerase: MKRSEINRAIRKMEELIQKHGVETPPFCKWTPEEWKDKNEEYQEIRDNMLGWDITDYGLGRFDEVGFALITIRNGNIKNNRYQKPYAEKLLMVKEGQMAPMHFHWNKMEDIINRGGGNVLITVYNSTEDGEFADTDVTVNCDGREYKVPAGTKVKLEPGESITIYPYMYHDFHVEEGHGDVLLGEVSMCNDDENDNRFYEPIGRFPEIEEDEAPYRLLCNEYL, translated from the coding sequence ATGAAAAGATCAGAAATTAATAGAGCAATTCGTAAAATGGAGGAACTGATTCAAAAACATGGAGTAGAGACTCCTCCGTTTTGTAAATGGACTCCGGAAGAATGGAAGGATAAAAACGAAGAATATCAGGAAATTCGTGATAACATGCTTGGATGGGATATCACAGATTATGGATTGGGAAGATTCGATGAAGTAGGTTTTGCGTTAATTACAATCCGTAATGGAAACATAAAAAATAACCGTTATCAAAAACCTTATGCGGAAAAACTCCTTATGGTAAAAGAGGGGCAGATGGCGCCTATGCATTTTCATTGGAATAAGATGGAAGACATAATCAATCGGGGTGGCGGAAATGTTTTAATTACAGTTTATAATTCTACAGAAGATGGAGAATTTGCAGATACGGATGTCACCGTTAATTGTGATGGAAGAGAATATAAGGTGCCTGCGGGTACGAAAGTGAAATTGGAGCCGGGAGAGAGCATTACTATCTATCCGTATATGTATCATGACTTCCATGTGGAAGAAGGCCATGGAGATGTACTTCTGGGAGAAGTGTCCATGTGTAATGACGATGAAAATGATAACCGTTTTTATGAACCGATCGGACGTTTTCCGGAGATAGAAGAGGATGAAGCTCCGTATCGTCTGTTATGCAACGAATATCTGTAA
- a CDS encoding putative ABC transporter permease yields the protein MNENPTYADIIKQKKSQTYGFFFYTPLFFIISLVGWIWEVLIYFIQDGEFINRGVLFGPWLPLYGCGGIFLSFILGKYEYKPVRVFFLSMLICSLLEYFSSFFLEWMWGIRWWDYSGDFLNINGRICLWGSLMFGLAGWMFICYIMPYLRFLYRRIWKEERTRKLLQLLCLALILLFTADAAFAADLPNMGKGITYQAAILLRD from the coding sequence ATGAATGAGAATCCTACGTATGCAGATATCATTAAGCAAAAGAAAAGCCAGACTTATGGCTTTTTCTTCTATACACCTCTGTTTTTTATAATTTCCTTAGTTGGATGGATATGGGAAGTACTCATTTATTTCATACAAGACGGTGAATTTATTAATAGAGGTGTGTTGTTTGGCCCATGGCTTCCGTTGTATGGATGTGGCGGAATTTTCCTTTCCTTTATTTTGGGGAAGTATGAATATAAGCCTGTAAGGGTATTTTTTCTTTCGATGCTTATTTGCTCCTTGCTGGAGTATTTCTCCAGCTTTTTTCTGGAATGGATGTGGGGCATAAGGTGGTGGGATTATAGCGGAGATTTTCTGAATATCAATGGACGGATCTGTCTGTGGGGCAGTTTAATGTTCGGCCTTGCCGGCTGGATGTTCATCTGTTACATTATGCCATACCTGCGCTTTCTATATAGGCGGATATGGAAGGAGGAAAGGACGAGAAAGCTGCTTCAGCTTCTGTGCCTTGCCTTGATTCTTCTATTCACTGCCGATGCGGCATTCGCTGCCGATCTTCCTAATATGGGAAAAGGAATTACCTATCAGGCGGCAATATTGCTGCGGGATTAA